A genomic region of Mustela erminea isolate mMusErm1 chromosome 12, mMusErm1.Pri, whole genome shotgun sequence contains the following coding sequences:
- the CCL21 gene encoding C-C motif chemokine 21 has translation MALLLTPSLLVLVLAFCIPWTQGSDGGAQDCCLKYSLRKIPARVVRSYRKQEPSLGCPIPAILFSPRKRSQPELCADPKEPWVQQLMQRLDQPPAPQKQVQGCKKDKGTPKSGKKGKGSKGCKRTKPPQTPERSTAQ, from the exons ATGGCTCTGTTACTGACTCCTAGCCTTCTTGTCCTAGTCCTGGCTTTCTGCATCCCCTGGACCCAAG GCAGTGATGGAGGGGCCCAGGACTGTTGCCTCAAGTACAGCCTAAGGAAGATTCCTGCCCGGGTTGTCCGCAGCTACCGGAAGCAGGAGCCAAGTTTGGGCTGCCCCATCCCGGCTATCCT GTTCTCACCTCGGAAGCGCTCTCAACCAGAGCTGTGTGCAGACCCTAAAGAGCCTTGGGTGCAGCAGCTGATGCAGCGTCTGGACCAGCCGCCAGCCCCGCAGAAACAAGTCCAAGGCTGTAAGAAGGACAAAGGGACTCCTAAGTCTGGCAAGAAGGGAAAAGGCTCCAAAGGCTGTAAAAG GACTAAACCGCCACAGACCCCAGAAAGGTCCACAGCCCAGTGA